From a single Piliocolobus tephrosceles isolate RC106 chromosome 21, ASM277652v3, whole genome shotgun sequence genomic region:
- the ZNF580 gene encoding zinc finger protein 580, translated as MLLLPPRPPHPRSSSPEAMDPPPPKAPPFPKAEGPSSSPSSAAGPRPPRLGRHLLIDANGVPYTYTVQLEEEPRGPPQREAPPGEPGPRKGYSCPECARVFASPLRLQSHRVSHSDLKPFTCGACGKAFKRSSHLSRHRATHRARAGPPHTCPLCPRRFQDPAELAQHVRLH; from the coding sequence atgctgctgctgccgccgcggCCACCCCACCCTCGGTCCTCCTCTCCGGAGGCCATGGACCCACCGCCCCCCAAGGCTCCCCCTTTCCCCAAGGCGGAaggcccttcctcctctccttcctcggCGGCGGGGCCCCGACCCCCGCGGCTGGGCCGCCACCTCCTCATCGACGCCAATGGGGTCCCCTACACATACACGGTGCAGCTGGAGGAGGAGCCCCGGGGCCCGCCCCAGCGCGAGGCGCCCCCAGGAGAGCCCGGCCCTCGCAAGGGCTACAGCTGCCCGGAGTGCGCCCGTGTCTTTGCCAGCCCTCTGCGGCTGCAGAGCCACCGCGTGTCGCACTCGGACCTCAAGCCCTTCACGTGCGGCGCCTGCGGCAAGGCCTTCAAGCGCTCCAGCCACCTGTCGCGGCATCGCGCCACGCACCGCGCCCGCGCCGGGCCGCCGCACACCTGCCCGCTCTGCCCACGCCGCTTCCAAGACCCAGCGGAGCTGGCGCAGCACGTGCGCCTCCACTAA
- the ZNF581 gene encoding zinc finger protein 581, translating to MLVLPSPCPQPLAFSSVETMEGPPRRTCRSPEPGPSSSIGSPQASSPPRPNHYLLIDTQGVPYTVLVDEESQREPGASGASGQKKCYSCPVCSRVFEYMSYLQRHSITHSEVKPFECDICGKAFKRASHLARHHSIHLAGGGRPHGCPLCPRRFRDAGELAQHSRVHSGERPFQCPHCPRRFMEQNTLQKHTRWKHP from the coding sequence ATGCTGGTGCTGCCATCCCCCTGCCCTCAGCCTCTGGCATTTTCCTCCGTTGAGACCATGGAGGGCCCTCCCCGTCGGACATGCCGCTCCCCAGAACCTGGACCTTCCTCCTCCATCGGATCTCCCCAGGCTTCATCTCCTCCCAGGCCCAACCACTACCTGCTCATTGATACTCAGGGTGTCCCCTACACAGTGCTGGTGGACGAGGAGTCGCAGAGGGAGCCAGGGGCCAGTGGGGCTTCAGGCCAGAAAAAGTGCTACAGCTGCCCCGTGTGCTCAAGGGTCTTCGAATACATGTCCTACCTTCAGCGACACAGCATCACCCACTCGGAGGTAAAGCCCTTCGAGTGCGACATCTGTGGGAAGGCGTTCAAGCGCGCCAGCCACTTGGCACGGCACCATTCCATTCACCTGGCGGGTGGTGGGCGGCCCCACGGCTGCCCGCTCTGCCCTCGCCGCTTCCGGGATGCGGGTGAGCTGGCCCAGCACAGCCGGGTGCACTCCGGGGAACGCCCGTTTCAGTGTCCACACTGCCCTCGCCGCTTTATGGAGCAGAACACACTGCAGAAACACACGCGGTGGAAGCATCCATGA
- the CCDC106 gene encoding coiled-coil domain-containing protein 106 codes for MNDRSSRRRTMKDDEAFEISIPFDEAPHLDSQIFYSLSPSRGNFQEPPEAASPALALVNSVKAQLHMALERNSWLQKRIEDLEEERDFLRCQLDKFISSARMEAEDHCRMKPAPRRMEGDSRGGAGGEASDPESAASSLSGASEEGSASERRRQKQKGGASRRRFGKPKARERQRVKDADGVLCRYKKILGTFQKLKSMSRAFEHHRVDRNTVALTTPIAELLIVAPEKLAEVGEFDPSKERLLEYSRRCFLALDDETLKKVQALKKSKLLLPITYRFKR; via the exons ATGAATGACCGGAGCAGCCGGAGGCGGACAA TGAAGGACGATGAGGCCTTCGAGATCTCCATCCCCTTCGACGAGGCGCCCCACCTAGACTCACAGATCTTTTACAGTCTGAGCCCTTCTCGGGGAAACTTCCAGG AGCCTCCGGAGGCTGCGTCCCCCGCCCTGGCTTTGGTGAACAGCGTCAAGGCCCAGCTGCACATGGCTCTGGAGAGGAACTCCTGGCTGCAGAAGCGCATCGAGGACCTGGAGGAAGAGAGGGACTTCCTGCGGTGCCAGCTGGACAAATTCATCTCTTCTGCTCGGATGGAGGCAG aGGACCACTGCCGGATGAAGCCTGCGCCCAGGCGGATGGAGGGGGACAGccggggtggggctgggggcgaGGCCTCGGACCCTGAGTCAGCAGCCTCCTCCCTCAGCGGAGCCTCGGAAGAAGGCAGCGCCAGCGAGAGGAGGCGGCAGAAGCAGAAGGGAGGTGCTAGTCGGAGGCGCTTTGGGAAGCCCAAGGCCCGGGAGAGGCAGCGAG TGAAGGACGCCGACGGGGTCCTCTGCCGGTACAAGAAGATCCTGGGCACCTTCCAGAAGCTCAAGAGCATGTCGCGGGCCTTCGAGCACCACCGCGTGGACAGGAACACCGTGGCGCTGACCACGCCCATCGCCGAGCTGCTCATTGTGGCCCCCGAGAAGCTGGCCGAGGTAGGCGAGTTCGACCCCTCCAAGGAGCGCCTGCTTGAGTACTCCCGCCGCTGCTTTCTGGCCCTGGACGACGAGACGCTCAAGAAGGTGCAGGCGCTCAAGAAGAGCAAGCTGCTGCTGCCCATCACCTACCGCTTCAAGCGGTGA